Proteins encoded in a region of the Vitis riparia cultivar Riparia Gloire de Montpellier isolate 1030 chromosome 7, EGFV_Vit.rip_1.0, whole genome shotgun sequence genome:
- the LOC117918951 gene encoding short-chain dehydrogenase reductase 3b-like — protein sequence MSRRRLEGKVALVTGAASGIGEEAVRLFAENGAFVVVADVQDELGHQVISSIGSEKVSYRHCDVRDEKQVEETVAYTLDKYGSLDVLFSNAGIIGPLTGILELDLQGFDNTMATNVRGVAATIKHAARAMVARSIRGSIICTTSVAAALGGAGPHAYTTSKHALIGLVRAACSELGAYGIRVNCVSPFGTATPLSCRAYNLEPSEVEANILALSNLKGIVLKARHIAEAAVFLASDESAYISGHNLAIDGGFTVVNHSFSAF from the exons ATGTCTAGGCGAAG GTTGGAGGGTAAGGTGGCACTTGTGACTGGCGCAGCTAGTGGGATTGGTGAGGAGGCTGTGAGATTATTTGCAGAGAATGGGGCTTTTGTTGTTGTAGCTGATGTTCAAGATGAATTAGGCCATCAGGTTATTTCCTCGATAGGATCAGAGAAGGTTAGTTATCGACACTGCGATGTAAGAGATGAGAAGCAGGTGGAGGAGACAGTGGCATACACCTTGGACAAATATGGAAGCCTGGATGTTCTGTTCAGCAATGCCGGAATCATAGGCCCCTTAACCGGAATTCTAGAACTAGACCTCCAGGGCTTTGACAACACCATGGCTACAAATGTCCGCGGAGTTGCTGCCACAATCAAGCATGCGGCTCGAGCCATGGTGGCTAGAAGTATCCGAGGATCCATCATATGCACCACCAGTGTCGCAGCCGCACTTGGGGGAGCCGGCCCGCACGCTTACACCACCTCAAAGCATGCTCTCATAGGCCTTGTTCGAGCGGCCTGCAGCGAGCTGGGGGCGTATGGGATTAGAGTCAACTGCGTGTCCCCATTTGGAACTGCCACACCTCTTTCTTGTAGAGCATACAATCTGGAGCCAAGTGAAGTTGAAGCTAATATTCTAGCGCTCTCCAACCTGAAAGGCATTGTGTTGAAGGCCAGGCACATCGCAGAGGCTGCTGTATTTCTTGCTTCTGATGAGTCTGCTTACATCAGTGGTCATAACTTGGCCATAGATGGAGGGTTTACAGTGGTTAATCACAGCTTCTCAGCTTTCTAA
- the LOC117919302 gene encoding short-chain dehydrogenase reductase 3b-like, whose translation MSKPRLEGKVAIITGAASGIGEAAAKLFAENGAFVVIADIQDELGHQVVASIGPEKSSYFHCNVRDERQVEETVAYAIQKYGTLDIMFSNAAITGPIGSILEMDMDGFDDTIATNFRGPASTIKHAARAMVEKQVCGSIICTGSVSSTMGGSGPPAYTASKHAVLGLVRAAADDLGQYGIRVNCVSPFAVATRLSTGTYNVDASIVEASASSFSHLKGIILKPRHVAEAALFLASDESAYVTGHNLAVDGGVSVLSTVRSRLRK comes from the exons ATGTCTAAACCGAG GTTGGAGGGTAAGGTTGCAATAATCACAGGGGCAGCCAGCGGAATTGGTGAGGCCGCTGCAAAGTTATTTGCTGAGAATGGAGCTTTTGTGGTGATTGCAGACATTCAGGATGAGTTGGGTCATCAGGTTGTTGCTTCAATTGGCCCAGAGAAATCCAGTTACTTCCATTGCAATGTTAGAGATGAAAGGCAAGTGGAAGAAACTGTGGCCTACGCAATACAGAAGTATGGCACCCTGGACATCATGTTCAGCAATGCAGCCATTACAGGCCCTATTGGCTCTATCCTTGAAATGGACATGGATGGCTTTGACGATACCATAGCTACAAATTTTCGAGGACCCGCATCAACCATCAAGCATGCGGCTCGAGCCATGGTGGAAAAGCAAGTATGCGGTTCAATCATTTGCACAGGGAGTGTCTCTTCAACAATGGGGGGCTCTGGGCCTCCGGCATATACTGCATCCAAGCATGCTGTGCTCGGCCTTGTCCGAGCAGCTGCTGATGACCTAGGGCAGTATGGGATCAGGGTCAATTGTGTTTCTCCTTTTGCAGTTGCCACGCGCTTGTCAACCGGCACGTACAATGTAGACGCAAGTATAGTGGAAGCATCAGCTTCTTCATTCTCACACTTGAAGGGAATTATTTTGAAGCCACGACATGTAGCTGAGGCTGCTCTGTTTCTTGCTTCAGATGAATCAGCTTATGTAACTGGACATAATTTAGCTGTTGATGGAGGGGTTAGTGTTCTTAGTACTGTTAGGTCCAGACTCAGGAAATAA